From a single Ciconia boyciana chromosome 6, ASM3463844v1, whole genome shotgun sequence genomic region:
- the OR9G1 gene encoding LOW QUALITY PROTEIN: olfactory receptor 9G1 (The sequence of the model RefSeq protein was modified relative to this genomic sequence to represent the inferred CDS: substituted 1 base at 1 genomic stop codon), with translation MGERNHSSVTSSIVLGFTTDPKLQLLLFVVFTLAYVTTLMSNITLIMVIHRSSWLHTPMYFFIGNLSFLDLWYSSLYTPKILLNCISEDQSIFSFTGCAALFFVSSGLAYTECYLLVAMAYNRYVAISNPLPYAANVSKKLCTGLVAASYLSGFANSTLITSHTFTLSFCNANVINDFFCDLPLLVKLSXDMTGSYQVLLYFVLTCNVILPSALILASYASILAAVLKMHSVKEQRKAFSTCAVHLATVTFYYGSVLFIYTQPSSTCILGRDKLVSVFYTVMIPMLNPFIYSLRNQEVKEALKRLVKRQLLKRRKPGITSPKIHTARSNGPTLLKVARHTCQVRANVLSTSGQSKWHQIST, from the exons ATGGGAGAGAGGAACCACAGTTCGGTCACCAGCTCCATCGTCCTGGGGTTCACCACTGACCCGAAGCTGCAGCTTCTCTTGTTCGTGGTGTTCACCTTAGCCTACGTCACCACCCTCATGAGCAACATCACCCTCATCATGGTGATACACCGTAGCTCATGGCTCCATACCCCAATGTACTTCTTCATTGGGAACTTGTCCTTCCTGGATCTCTGGTATTCCTCCCTCTACACCCCCAAGATCCTGCTGAACTGCATCTCCGAGGACCAGAGCATCTTCTCCTTCACTGGGTGTGCTGCTCTGTTCTTTGTCTCCAGTGGCTTGGCCTACACAGAGTGCTACCTGCTGGTGGCGATGGCCTACAACCGGTACGTGGCCATCTCCAACCCACTGCCCTACGCTGCTAACGTGTCCAAGAAGCTGTGCACGGGGCTGGTGGCTGCCTCCTACCTCAGCGGCTTTGCCAACTCCACCCTCATTACCAGCCACACATTCACCCTCAGCTTTTGCAACGCCAATGTCATCAATGACTTCTTCTGCGATCTGCCCCTGCTGGTGAAGCTCTCCTGAGACATGACAGGCAGCTACCAGGTGCTCCTGTATTTCGTCTTGACCTGCAACGTCATCCTCCCCTCCGCGCTCATCCTCGCATCCTACGCCTCCATCCTGGCTGCCGTCCTGAAGATGCACTCGGTCAAGGAGCAGCGCAAAGCCTTCTCCACCTGTGCCGTCCACCTCGCCACCGTCACCTTCTACTACGGCTCCGTGCTCTTCATTTacacccagcccagctccaccTGCATCCTGGGGAGGGACAAGTTGGTCTCTGTGTTTTACACAGTGATGATCCCCATGCTGAACCCCTTCATCTACAGCCTGAGGAACCAGGAGGTGAAGGAGGCACTGAAGAGACTGGTGAAGAGACAACTTcttaagagaagaaaaccaggGATTACGTCCCCAAAGATTCATACAGCAAGAAGT AATGGCCCAACTCTTCTGAAGGTTGCACGACATACGTGCCAAGTGCGTGCCAATGTCCTTAGCACCTCAGGACAGAGCAAATGGCACCAGATTTCTACATGA
- the LOC140653658 gene encoding olfactory receptor 8U9-like, which yields MTPVNHTDVHEFVLLGLTACPDLQVPLFLAFLAMYMMTLLGNFGIIILIRTDLHLHTPMYYFLSHLAFVDVCYSSVILPKMLVLILVEEKTIGFSGCAAQLCCFIVFGVTECLLLAVMAYDRYVAICKPLLYPTIMGGWTCWWLVAGSYAIGVLHAVTHTTFIFTFSFCHSNVINHYFCDIAPLLVLSCSDTHTYQVVVLALVSINCLSTMTIIFLSYTYILPAVLRIRSPEGRRKAFSTCASHLTVITMFYGAIMFMYLRPSSTYALDENKTATLFYTIMTPTLNPLVYSLRNSEVKAALRRAVGRRQ from the coding sequence ATGACACCTGTCAATCACACTGATGTGCACGAGTTCGTTCTCTTGGGGCTGACCGCCTGCCCAGATCTCCAGGTCCCCCTTTTCTTGGCTTTCCTGGCGATGTACATGATGACCCTCTTGGGGAACTTTGGGATAATTATATTAATCAGGACCGATCTTCACCTTCACACCCCCATGTACTATTTCCTCAGCCACTTGGCTTTTGTCGATGTCTGCTATTCTTCCGTCATCCTCCCCAAAATGCTGGTGCTTATCTTGGTGGAGGAGAAAACCATCGGCTTCTCAGGGtgtgcagcccagctctgctgcttcatTGTTTTTGGTGTCACCGAGTGCCTCTTGCTGGCCGTGATGGCCTACGACAGGTATGTGGCCATCTGCAAGCCCCTCCTGTACCCCACCATCATGGGTGGATGGACGTGCTGGTGGCTTGTCGCTGGTTCCTACGCCATCGGCGTCTTGCATGCGGTGACGCACACCACTTTCATCTTTACTTTCTCCTTCTGCCACTCCAATGTTATCAACCACTACTTCTGTGACATTGCCCCGCTCTTAGTTCTCTCCTGCTCCGACACCCACACCTACCAGGTGGTTGTCCTTGCTCTCGTCAGCATAAACTGTCTCAGCACCATGACCATCATCTTTCTCTCCTATACTTATATCCTCCCCGCTGTCCTGAGGATCCGCTCTCcagaaggcaggagaaaagccTTCTCCACCTGTGCCTCCCACCTGACGGTCATCACCATGTTTTACGGGGCAATCATGTTCATGTACCTGCGCCCCAGCTCCACCTATGCATTGGATGAGAACAAGACCGCCACGCTGTTTTACACCATCATGACCCCCACACTGAACCCCTTGGTCTACAGCCTGAGGAACAGTGAGGTGAAGGCTGCCCTGAGAAGAGCGGTTGGGAGAAGGCAGTGA